A stretch of DNA from Lentimicrobiaceae bacterium:
TACTTGGTGAACACACAATGCAGGAAATTATTCAAAAAACCAAATACCCTAATCTTGATATAGTTTCTTCGGGACCTATACCACCCAACCCTGCTGAACTTATTGGCTCGTCGGAGAACTATGAACTTATTAGGAAGCTATCAGAAATTTACGATTATATTATCGTAGATACGCCACCCGTTGGTATTGTTACCGATGCATTGCTACTATTCTCTTATGTTGATGTGCGAATGTTTGTAGTACGTCAGGGTTATAGTTCTAAAAAATTGTTGGCAAATATAACTTCTGAAGTAGAAAATAATTACAAAGAGAGTTACTACATCGTGTTTAACGGTATTGACCCCAAAGTAGGCTCTTATGGATATGGCTACGGATACGGACGTAGGTATGGCTACGGTTATGGTTATTCAAGAGGCTATGGCTATTATTCTGATGATGTGGTATCTAAAAGAAAGACTTCGCGGATTAACAAACTGTTTTCTAAAAAGTAAGAGAACGAGAAAATAATTCCTTTTCGAATTAACGGGATTATTGATAGAATTACTTAAACATTGATAGCAACCAAAAACAAAAAGTTGAGTTTATGTAGTATAAACTTCTAACACAAACTCAACTTTTGTGGAGCGTAAGGGAGTCGAACCCTTGACCTTTAGACTGCCAGTCTAACGCTCTAGCCAACTGAGCTAACGCCCCAATTCGCCTGCAAATATATTAAAATTCTGAAATAATACTGTATTTTTGTCAAATGAATGAAAAAAGATTATTTATAGCAATTACGGTACCAGAAGACTCTTCGATAGTCAGTTTGTCCGACAATTTGAAAACTTGTCTGTCGAAAGACAAAATAAATTGGGTAAAAACTTGTAATTTGCATTTAACACTTAAATTTTTGGGCGATACACAGGTTTCACTAATTCCCGAAATACTATGGGCTATTGATGAAACAACCAAACAGTACGATAAATTTACTGCAAGCATTGATGAAATAGGAATATTCGGCTCGAAATATAGTCCCAAAGTTATATGGGTTAAAGCCAATCCCGAAAAAAGGTTTAATCAAATATTTGAAACCTTGTCGCAACATCTATCCCAAATAGGAATTAGTAAAACTTCCGAAAACTTTGTCTCTCACGTTACATTAGGTCGTATTAAGCATTTACAAGATGTAAAATATTTCCAGTCGTGTATTTCCAAATACCAAAATGGTAAAAGTTTCAGTTTTTTAGTCGATAATATAATATTATTCGAGAGCAAGCTAACTCCAAAAGGACCTGAATACAGTGTTGTTGGTAAATCAGAGTTTGTATAATTAATTCGTTTCTCAGTATTGCTGGCAAAGTACTTTACCAAATAGTAATAATACACACTTTAGGTTACAAATATTAAGCAATTATTGTATTTCTTTATAATTCAATAATGCGAATGCAACGATAACAGCTTTGTTTTCAGAGATTTGCAGAAAAGACCTCAGGTGTTTTTTCTCAAAATCGGTTTCGGTGATAAAAAAAACGGCAAAAAAACATCTTGATTTATAAAATATTTGTAATATTGCACTTAATATAATAAGCCATGAAGAATTTAAGAAAAACAAATACCGCTAAGTATCTACTGCTTTTATTAATATTTTGTTCAATAAGTTTAGGTAATATTTCGGCACAAAATCCGGTTGAGCCCGTCCAAAATGTTGAGGAGGAATTTAATGCCGGCGAGATGATTATAGGTCATATTGTTGATGCTCACGAATGGCATATTCTTTCTTACAAAGATTTTCATCTAACAATTCCGCTACCAATAATACTTTACGATCAAGGTAAGATAGTTTGTTTTTCGTCTTCAAAATTTAATCACGGACACAGCTACAATGGCTATAAGCTAATGACTTCGGGCGAACAAAAAGGTAAGATTGTGAAAGTTGACGAAAATGACAACATGATAGCCGACGCAAAAATTCCATTAGATTTTTCGATAACTAAAAATGTTGTAGGAATTTTTGTTGCTGCAATTTTACTTATGGTTATATTTATAAGCGTAGCAAAGCGCTACAAAGGCGATAATAACCGACCACCCAAAGGTTTACAATCGTTCTTGGAACCCATAGTGCTTTTTGTTAGAGACGACGTGGTGAAACCATCAATTGGAGAAGATAGGTACCAAAAGTTTTTACCCTTTTTGCTAACACTATTTTTCTTTATACTGTTTAGTAACATCTTAGGTTTAATACCTATATTCCCAGGCGGAGCCAACGTAACAGGCAGCATGTCGGTTACTTTTGTGTTGGCAATGTTTACATTTTTTGTTACAAATGTATTCGGTAGCAAAGCATACTGGAAAGATATAGTAAATACACCTGGGGTTCCTATATTTTTAAAGGTGCCAATACCCCTTATGCCCATAATCGAAATAATAGGTTTACTAACAAAGCCCATCGTTCTGATGGTGCGTTTGTTTGCAAACATCACCGCAGGACATATAATAATTTTGGGATTTATAAGCATAATATTTTTGTTCGGAGCAAACTCGCCTTTTGCAGGTGTAGCCGTATCTCCTTTATCGATTATCTTTAGCTTATTTATTTCGGCGTTAGAAATATTAGTAGCCTTCATTCAAGCCTATGTATTTACGCTTTTATCGTCGATATATATAGGAATATCAACAGAAAGTCATAACGAACACATTGAAGAAACAGCAAAATAAAAAATAAATATTATTCACTTTAAATAATACATTTATGACACTATTAAACATTTTATTACAAGTAGCTACTGATTTAGGACCATTAGCAAAATTAGGTGGAGCTATAGGAGCGGGAATTACAGCTATTGGAGCCGGATTCGGAATTGGAAGCATTGGTAAAACTGCGTTAGAATCTGTTGCACGTCAGCCTGAAAGCTCAGGTGATATACGTATGAACATGATTGTATCTGCAGCTCTTATCGAAGGTGTCGCTTTCTTTGCCATCGTGGTGTGCCTACTTATAGTAGTACTTTAAACGAAGAGTTGGGTTAGTTTATAGCGATTGGCTACCAACTAACCCATTTTTTTAATTTTAAAAAACACAATTATGGAACTAGTAATGCCCGGACTTGGGCTTATATTTTGGATGACTTTAGTTTTCGGCATACTTTTGTTTGTATTGGCGAAGTTTGCTTGGAAGCCTATAATGAACGGAATACGTCAAAGAGAAGATAACATCAGAAACTCTTTGGAAGCAGCAGAACAAGCTCATAAAGACATGCTTAAACTTAAAGCAGGAAATGAAGAATTGCTGCAACAAGCTAAAAACGAGCGCGATAGTATGCTTGCCGAAGCAAGAAAAATGCAAGAAACTATTATCGAAGAAGCTAAAATTAAGGCTAATGAAGAGACAAACAGACTCATAGAAGCTGCTAGAGTCAGCATAGAAATGGAAAAGAAAGCAGCAATATCCGAACTTAAAGGACAATTGGCTGAAATTTCTGTCGAAATTTCCGAGAAACTTCTGAAAAGGGAACTCGAGCCGGCTAATAAGCAAAAGCAACTTATTGATCAAATGCTTAAGGAAATCGATTTTAATTAGCGGAATATGAGAGTTAGTAAAATATCTGAGAGGTATGCAAATGCTGTTTTTCAGCTGGCTAAAGAACATAACATTCATAAACAGGTAAATGACGATATGGTCTACGTTGATGAATTGTGCGAAACCGTTAAAGAATTTAATCTGTTTTTAAAATCACCATTGATTAACAAATCGAAAAAACTGAAAATTGCTGAAAAACTTTTTGATAGTAAGGTACAAAAAATGACCTACAGTTTTATCAAGCTTATGATAAACAAGAATAGAGAAAGCTATTTGTGTTCAATAGCTAAATACTATCAGGAATTATTTATGATAGATATGGGAATTAAAAAAGCTTATGTCCAATCCGCTGTTCCATTATCTGAAGATAACAAGAACGAATTAATCAAATTGTTAGGTAATATTTCCGATTTAAAAATCGATTTGCAAGAAACTATTAATCCCGATTTGATTGGCGGTTTCGTTGTCGATATCGACGATTACGAAATAAATCAAAGTTTGGAAAACAAACTAAGAACAATAAAAAAGGAATTATCTAAAAATTTATATTTAAAAGACTTTTAAAAAATAAAACAATATAACATGACACAAATAAAACCTTCTGAAGTAACAGCAATATTGCGTCAAGAATTATCCGGTTTAACCCTTGAGGCGGAAATAAACGAAGTAGGCACAGTGCTTACTGTTGGCGATGGCATTGCACGCATATATGGTATTACAAACGCACAAGCAGGTGAACTTGTCGAATTTGTTGATAGCGGAGTTAGAGGTATAGTTATGAACTTAGAAGAAGACAACGTGGGTGTGGTGCTACTTGGCGAATCAACATCCATAAACGAAGGAGATAAGGTCAGACGTACAGGCTTAATATCAAGTATTAATGTTGGCGAAGGTATGCTAGGACGTGTAGTAAACACGCTTGGAGAACCTATAGACGGAAAAGGAAAAATAGAAGGCGAACTCATTCAAATGCCATTGG
This window harbors:
- the thpR gene encoding RNA 2',3'-cyclic phosphodiesterase, coding for MNEKRLFIAITVPEDSSIVSLSDNLKTCLSKDKINWVKTCNLHLTLKFLGDTQVSLIPEILWAIDETTKQYDKFTASIDEIGIFGSKYSPKVIWVKANPEKRFNQIFETLSQHLSQIGISKTSENFVSHVTLGRIKHLQDVKYFQSCISKYQNGKSFSFLVDNIILFESKLTPKGPEYSVVGKSEFV
- the atpE gene encoding ATP synthase F0 subunit C: MTLLNILLQVATDLGPLAKLGGAIGAGITAIGAGFGIGSIGKTALESVARQPESSGDIRMNMIVSAALIEGVAFFAIVVCLLIVVL
- the atpH gene encoding ATP synthase F1 subunit delta; translated protein: MRVSKISERYANAVFQLAKEHNIHKQVNDDMVYVDELCETVKEFNLFLKSPLINKSKKLKIAEKLFDSKVQKMTYSFIKLMINKNRESYLCSIAKYYQELFMIDMGIKKAYVQSAVPLSEDNKNELIKLLGNISDLKIDLQETINPDLIGGFVVDIDDYEINQSLENKLRTIKKELSKNLYLKDF
- a CDS encoding F0F1 ATP synthase subunit B — translated: MELVMPGLGLIFWMTLVFGILLFVLAKFAWKPIMNGIRQREDNIRNSLEAAEQAHKDMLKLKAGNEELLQQAKNERDSMLAEARKMQETIIEEAKIKANEETNRLIEAARVSIEMEKKAAISELKGQLAEISVEISEKLLKRELEPANKQKQLIDQMLKEIDFN
- the atpB gene encoding F0F1 ATP synthase subunit A, producing MKNLRKTNTAKYLLLLLIFCSISLGNISAQNPVEPVQNVEEEFNAGEMIIGHIVDAHEWHILSYKDFHLTIPLPIILYDQGKIVCFSSSKFNHGHSYNGYKLMTSGEQKGKIVKVDENDNMIADAKIPLDFSITKNVVGIFVAAILLMVIFISVAKRYKGDNNRPPKGLQSFLEPIVLFVRDDVVKPSIGEDRYQKFLPFLLTLFFFILFSNILGLIPIFPGGANVTGSMSVTFVLAMFTFFVTNVFGSKAYWKDIVNTPGVPIFLKVPIPLMPIIEIIGLLTKPIVLMVRLFANITAGHIIILGFISIIFLFGANSPFAGVAVSPLSIIFSLFISALEILVAFIQAYVFTLLSSIYIGISTESHNEHIEETAK